A genomic window from Candidatus Nitrosoglobus terrae includes:
- the infC gene encoding translation initiation factor IF-3: protein MVAKKSTRLNEEITASEVRLIGIDGEQIGVVSIEEALRIAEDSGEDLVEIAPQAQPPVCRVMNYGKYQFEESKKRQAAKKKQKLIEIKEIKFRPGTEEGDYQVKLRNLVRFLTGGDKVKISLRFRGRELAHQELGFKLLDRVRDDLADHGIVEQSPKREGRQMVMVLVPKKQ from the coding sequence ATCGTTGCAAAAAAGAGTACCCGCTTAAACGAGGAGATTACTGCCTCTGAGGTTCGTCTCATTGGGATTGATGGTGAACAAATTGGTGTTGTCTCTATCGAGGAAGCGCTGCGCATAGCAGAGGATTCAGGTGAAGATCTGGTAGAGATTGCTCCACAAGCCCAGCCTCCAGTATGCCGAGTTATGAATTACGGCAAGTACCAGTTTGAGGAGAGTAAGAAGCGCCAGGCAGCGAAGAAAAAACAAAAGCTGATAGAAATCAAGGAAATTAAGTTTCGGCCAGGAACTGAAGAAGGGGATTATCAGGTCAAACTGCGCAACCTGGTACGTTTTCTGACGGGAGGAGATAAAGTTAAAATAAGCTTACGTTTTCGTGGACGAGAGCTAGCCCATCAGGAGCTGGGATTTAAGCTACTGGATCGGGTTCGCGATGATTTAGCGGATCACGGAATCGTTGAGCAAAGCCCTAAACGGGAAGGCCGGCAGATGGTAATGGTTTTAGTCCCCAAAAAACAATAA
- the rpmI gene encoding 50S ribosomal protein L35 → MPKLKTNRGAAKRFKRTATGKFKHAQSHHSHILTKKSSKRKRNLRPLITTSASDNIGLIRLLPYA, encoded by the coding sequence ATGCCTAAATTGAAGACCAATCGTGGTGCAGCTAAACGCTTTAAGCGCACTGCTACTGGAAAATTCAAGCATGCTCAGAGTCATCATAGCCACATCCTTACTAAGAAAAGCAGTAAGCGTAAACGTAATTTACGTCCTTTGATAACGACGAGCGCATCGGATAATATTGGTTTAATCCGATTATTGCCTTATGCTTAA
- a CDS encoding ATPase domain-containing protein, which produces MNDTAKRISTGVLGLDRILLGGFIQQSVYLVRGGSGQGKTTLGLHFLSAVGKQERTLFIGFQESEDQLKHNAELMGIDVSNIQFLNLTLDKYFFTHQQDSNAFFAESNGKQNPLLKQIIETVKRLAPVQIFIDSITQLRFLATDIYQYRKLVLCLFYYFRKQNITVLLTSEISTEIPDEDLQSLTDGVIILDTGTAGAFLQVSKFRGSDFLHGAHQMRIDSHGLEVFPRLLPPKANLAEEERWRWSTGVEKLDKMLYGGLEAGTISLITGPSGVGKSTLASLFAARAVAHGRKVVIYLFEEEISSLLHRASSLKINLKEPFNNGRVSIEQIEPSHCLADEFAMWVNQKVEEEGVELIILDSVAGLELTLNRNEKAKIALHAFVKNLSRRGLSVILINEIESLSEQFRISESGISYLSDNVIFLRYVEIEGELKKSLGVLKKRLSPFDTRIYIYEIGPTTLSIGDSVVKQGTLSF; this is translated from the coding sequence ATGAATGATACTGCTAAACGAATCTCTACTGGGGTTTTAGGGCTGGATCGTATTCTCCTTGGTGGTTTTATTCAGCAGTCCGTTTATTTGGTGCGCGGTGGTTCAGGTCAGGGAAAAACAACGCTAGGCTTACATTTTCTTTCCGCTGTGGGCAAACAGGAGCGTACGCTTTTTATTGGTTTTCAAGAGTCCGAAGATCAGCTTAAGCACAATGCCGAATTGATGGGTATCGATGTATCCAATATTCAATTTTTGAATTTAACGCTTGATAAATATTTTTTTACTCACCAACAAGATAGCAATGCTTTCTTCGCTGAGAGCAATGGAAAACAAAATCCACTTTTAAAGCAAATTATCGAGACAGTAAAGCGGTTAGCCCCTGTTCAGATCTTTATTGATTCTATAACCCAGCTACGGTTTCTAGCAACCGATATCTACCAATATCGAAAGCTGGTTTTATGCCTGTTCTATTATTTTCGGAAGCAAAATATAACTGTGCTACTTACCTCAGAGATCAGTACTGAGATTCCAGATGAGGATCTTCAGTCCCTCACTGATGGGGTGATTATATTAGATACTGGAACAGCAGGTGCTTTCTTGCAGGTATCAAAATTTCGCGGCTCTGATTTTTTACATGGCGCACATCAAATGCGTATTGATAGCCATGGCTTAGAGGTTTTTCCTCGCCTTTTACCCCCTAAAGCTAATCTTGCTGAGGAAGAGCGTTGGCGTTGGAGTACCGGAGTTGAAAAACTAGATAAGATGCTTTATGGCGGTCTTGAAGCGGGAACAATTTCATTGATTACGGGACCCTCTGGGGTGGGTAAATCTACGCTTGCTTCACTCTTTGCTGCTCGAGCAGTAGCCCATGGACGAAAAGTGGTCATTTATTTATTTGAGGAGGAGATCAGCTCATTGTTACATCGTGCTAGTTCCTTAAAAATAAATTTGAAAGAACCTTTTAACAATGGCCGAGTGAGTATCGAGCAGATTGAACCTTCTCACTGTCTTGCCGACGAGTTTGCTATGTGGGTTAACCAGAAAGTGGAGGAGGAAGGCGTAGAACTGATCATACTTGACAGTGTTGCTGGCCTTGAGCTTACTCTTAATCGAAACGAAAAGGCTAAGATAGCCTTACATGCTTTTGTCAAAAATCTATCACGCCGAGGGCTATCTGTTATATTAATTAATGAGATTGAGTCTCTATCTGAGCAATTTAGAATTTCTGAAAGCGGTATTAGTTATCTATCAGATAATGTGATATTTCTGCGCTATGTAGAAATTGAGGGGGAGCTTAAAAAATCATTAGGGGTATTGAAAAAAAGGCTCAGCCCATTTGATACCCGAATATATATTTATGAAATTGGTCCAACGACTTTATCAATTGGGGATTCCGTAGTAAAACAGGGGACACTCAGTTTTTAG
- the rplT gene encoding 50S ribosomal protein L20, which translates to MPRVKRGVTAHARHKKVIAQAKGYRGRRKNVYRIANQAVIRAGQYAYRDRRQRKRQFRSLWIVRINAAARECGLSYSRLIDGLKKAAIDIDRKVLADLAVRDKAAFIAVADRAKAALAS; encoded by the coding sequence ATGCCTAGAGTAAAACGTGGGGTAACGGCTCATGCCCGGCATAAGAAGGTTATTGCTCAAGCTAAAGGTTATCGCGGTCGGCGCAAGAATGTATATCGAATCGCAAATCAGGCAGTTATTCGTGCCGGCCAGTATGCGTATCGAGATCGTCGCCAGCGTAAGCGGCAATTTCGGAGTCTTTGGATTGTTCGTATTAATGCAGCTGCCCGTGAGTGTGGTCTTTCTTATAGCCGTCTTATTGACGGGCTAAAGAAAGCAGCTATTGATATAGATAGAAAAGTATTGGCTGATCTTGCAGTTAGGGATAAAGCTGCCTTTATCGCTGTTGCAGATCGGGCTAAAGCCGCCCTAGCAAGCTAA
- a CDS encoding O-succinylhomoserine sulfhydrylase translates to MFTNDQDEYEFATLAVRAGQQRTGEREQSEPIFPTSSFVFTSAAQAAACFAGEEAGNIYSRFTNPTVRAFENRLATLEGGESCVATSSGMAAILATCLSLLKSGDHIVSSKDIFGTTRVLFNKYLARLGIETTFVPLAQLAAWESALRPNTRLLFLETPSNPLNEIADIGQLSNLAQAHQCLLVVDNCFCTPALQRPLKLGADIIIHSATKYLDGQGRCIGGAIVGDRQWVGEEVFGFLRTAGPSMSPFNAWVFLKGLETLVLRMEAISQSAQLLAEWLKERPEVSKVYYAGLPSHPQHALAVRQQSGFGGLIAFELKGGKTAAWTVIDSVKFISITANLGDSKTTIAHPATTTHGRLTTEERAAAGISDSLVRVSVGLEAIEDIKRDLQRGFEAIAK, encoded by the coding sequence ATGTTCACTAATGATCAAGATGAATATGAGTTTGCTACCTTAGCTGTGCGAGCAGGACAGCAGCGTACGGGTGAGCGCGAGCAGTCTGAGCCTATATTTCCTACTTCAAGCTTTGTATTTACAAGCGCTGCTCAAGCGGCTGCCTGCTTTGCCGGTGAGGAAGCGGGTAACATTTACTCTCGTTTTACGAATCCTACTGTGCGTGCTTTTGAGAACCGGCTGGCTACTTTAGAAGGCGGTGAGAGCTGTGTGGCAACCTCATCGGGAATGGCGGCTATTCTTGCAACTTGCCTATCGCTGTTAAAGTCGGGTGATCATATTGTTTCCTCTAAGGATATTTTTGGAACAACCCGAGTGCTTTTTAATAAATATCTGGCCCGTCTTGGAATCGAAACTACCTTTGTTCCCTTAGCCCAGTTAGCGGCTTGGGAAAGTGCTTTACGCCCCAATACTCGGTTATTATTTCTCGAAACCCCTTCTAATCCGTTAAATGAAATAGCCGATATAGGGCAGCTCTCTAATTTAGCACAAGCACATCAGTGTCTGCTGGTAGTAGATAATTGTTTTTGTACTCCAGCCTTACAACGTCCTTTAAAATTAGGGGCAGATATTATTATCCATTCTGCAACTAAGTATCTCGATGGCCAAGGACGATGTATAGGAGGGGCTATAGTAGGTGATAGACAGTGGGTTGGAGAAGAGGTGTTCGGTTTTTTGCGTACTGCCGGTCCGAGTATGAGTCCATTTAATGCGTGGGTTTTTCTTAAAGGTCTGGAAACTCTGGTACTGCGCATGGAAGCCATTAGCCAGAGTGCCCAACTATTAGCTGAATGGTTAAAGGAAAGACCAGAGGTATCGAAAGTATACTATGCGGGTTTACCTTCTCATCCCCAGCATGCCTTAGCTGTTAGGCAGCAATCTGGATTTGGGGGCCTTATTGCTTTTGAATTAAAAGGCGGGAAAACGGCAGCTTGGACTGTGATTGATTCAGTTAAATTTATTTCTATTACCGCTAATTTAGGCGACTCTAAAACTACTATCGCCCACCCAGCCACTACAACTCATGGCCGTTTAACAACTGAGGAGCGGGCAGCGGCAGGGATTAGCGATAGTTTAGTGAGGGTTTCTGTAGGCTTGGAAGCCATAGAGGATATTAAGAGAGACTTACAACGGGGTTTTGAAGCGATAGCTAAATAA
- a CDS encoding MerR family transcriptional regulator has protein sequence MLEASNNNELPLIPGKRYFTIGEVSELCYIRPHVLRYWEQEFPQLKPTKRRGNRRYYQRQDVILIRQIRSLLYEQGFTIGGAKQQLSGVGAKEDSLQSRQIIHQIRLELEEIAGFLKI, from the coding sequence ATGCTGGAAGCAAGTAATAATAATGAGCTCCCGTTAATTCCCGGAAAACGCTACTTTACTATCGGTGAAGTGAGTGAGTTATGCTATATAAGACCCCATGTTCTACGCTATTGGGAGCAAGAATTTCCCCAGCTTAAACCCACTAAACGGCGTGGTAATCGTCGCTATTACCAGCGACAAGATGTTATTTTAATTCGTCAAATTAGAAGCCTGCTCTATGAGCAAGGATTTACTATAGGAGGGGCAAAGCAGCAGCTCTCTGGCGTAGGCGCAAAAGAAGATAGCCTACAGAGTAGGCAAATCATACATCAAATTCGGCTAGAGCTTGAAGAAATTGCCGGGTTTCTTAAAATTTAA
- the ihfA gene encoding integration host factor subunit alpha, translated as MALTKADMAEILHQELGLNRREAKEIIEMFFEVIRCALEQGESVKLSGFGNFDLRSKRERPGRNPKTGEEAPITARRVVTFRPGQKLKARVEAYAGSK; from the coding sequence ATGGCGCTTACTAAGGCAGATATGGCAGAAATCCTTCATCAGGAGCTTGGCCTCAATAGACGAGAAGCTAAAGAAATCATAGAAATGTTTTTTGAAGTTATTCGTTGTGCCTTGGAGCAGGGAGAATCAGTTAAACTTTCAGGCTTTGGTAATTTTGATCTTCGTAGTAAGAGAGAGCGGCCAGGGCGTAACCCTAAAACGGGAGAGGAAGCTCCTATTACTGCGCGGAGAGTGGTTACTTTTCGCCCTGGGCAGAAACTTAAGGCGCGGGTAGAAGCTTATGCTGGAAGCAAGTAA
- the pheS gene encoding phenylalanine--tRNA ligase subunit alpha, translated as MQQSLNKIIIKARQDVLSAADLEALDKVRVHYLGKKGELTSYLRELGQLSLKDRPAFGKAVNEAKETLQNEIESRRKVLNQALLEAKLVTESVDVTLPGRGLDVGGLHPVTQTLKRIEAFFRQAGFEVHEGPEIEDDYHNFEALNIPSSHPARAMHDTFYFDSHHLLRTHTSPVQIRVMENQGPPLRIIAPGRVYRRDSDLTHTPMFHQVEGLLIDEQVSFTDLKGILSSFLRAYFEEESLKVRFRPSYFPFTEPSAETDIQCVNCSGKGCRVCSHSGWLEVLGCGMVHPKVFEHLNIDSEQYLGFAFGLGVERLAMLRYGINDLRLFFENDLRFLRQFN; from the coding sequence ATGCAGCAATCATTAAATAAAATAATCATAAAAGCCCGTCAGGATGTTTTAAGTGCTGCTGATCTAGAAGCCTTAGATAAGGTACGAGTTCACTATTTGGGTAAAAAAGGGGAGCTTACGAGCTATCTTAGAGAGCTAGGTCAGCTTAGCCTTAAAGATCGCCCTGCCTTTGGTAAGGCTGTGAATGAGGCTAAAGAAACACTACAAAATGAAATTGAATCTCGCCGCAAAGTTCTAAATCAAGCATTACTGGAAGCTAAGTTAGTTACTGAGTCTGTCGACGTTACGTTGCCAGGCCGAGGGCTCGATGTAGGAGGATTGCACCCGGTTACCCAAACCCTTAAACGTATCGAAGCTTTTTTCCGCCAAGCGGGGTTCGAAGTGCATGAAGGGCCCGAAATTGAAGATGATTACCATAATTTTGAGGCACTTAATATACCCTCTTCACATCCAGCTAGGGCGATGCATGATACTTTTTATTTTGATTCTCATCATCTACTGCGAACCCATACCTCGCCGGTACAAATTCGAGTAATGGAGAATCAAGGGCCGCCCTTGCGTATTATTGCCCCAGGACGAGTCTATCGTCGAGATTCTGATCTTACTCATACTCCGATGTTTCATCAGGTCGAGGGATTATTAATAGATGAGCAGGTAAGCTTTACTGATCTTAAGGGGATTCTTTCAAGTTTCCTTCGAGCTTATTTTGAGGAAGAAAGCTTAAAGGTTCGCTTTCGTCCCTCTTATTTTCCTTTTACAGAGCCATCAGCAGAAACAGATATTCAATGTGTTAATTGTAGTGGTAAAGGTTGTCGTGTTTGTAGTCACAGCGGGTGGCTAGAAGTACTAGGTTGTGGGATGGTACACCCTAAAGTCTTTGAGCATTTGAATATCGATAGCGAACAATACTTAGGGTTTGCATTTGGTTTAGGCGTTGAGCGTTTAGCGATGCTTCGCTATGGCATTAATGATTTGCGCCTGTTTTTTGAAAATGATTTACGCTTTCTACGTCAATTTAATTAA
- the pheT gene encoding phenylalanine--tRNA ligase subunit beta, with protein MKFSEAWLREWVNPDLSTEVLVERLTLAGLEVGDIHPVASPLKGVKVARIVAVTPHPEVDHLKVCQVDIGESSLLKVVSGAPNVQAGLLAPLAIVGAQLSTGEKIDRAEFYGIESFGMLCSAAELGFGEQSAELLVFSSDAAQFLGMDLDKFLQLNDVSIEIELTPNRSDCLSIVGIAREVGVLTQCIVMEPTIESAAIEIEDVLPVIVTAPEACPRYLGRIVRGINPQAQTPWWIRERLRRSGLRSLGVVVDITNYVMLELGQPMHAFDLEKLDEGIQVRYGFPNETLILLDGTQLQLDAEALVIADRQRALALAGIMGGVGSAISEQTRHVFLESAFFTPNIIASKGRFYGLHTDSSHRFERGVDPVLPRRALERATALLIQAAGGQAGPVTEVTNSACFPPQITINLRLARIHRVLGIEISRKQIIEQLTRLGLELDLTEEGWRVKVPSFRFDLTIEADLIEELGRLYGYDRLPSTQPISKIRPPLRIETETPADRIRKILASRGYQEAITYSFVDPQLQQQLDPKGDSVILANPISIDMAVMRTTLWPGLIQALRYNLHRQQERVRLFEYGLTFNGRLPNIRQEKTIAGIVSGSWYPEQWGLISQEADFFDLKGDLEAILGLGHNRGQLEFIADRHPALHPGQSARISRRGQSVGWLGAVHPALVKDLDLAQHVYLFSLQIGAIENYNLSLFQPLSKFPAIRRDIAFLVSKDTPAQAIFDCFQRLESDILREYYLFDLYSGKGVAPDKKSFALKFILQHSFCTLTDDMIKVFMERVVTMLTTDLSAIIRE; from the coding sequence ATGAAATTTAGTGAAGCGTGGCTACGGGAATGGGTTAATCCAGATCTGAGTACAGAGGTATTGGTTGAACGTTTGACCCTTGCCGGGTTAGAGGTAGGAGATATTCATCCCGTTGCCTCTCCTTTGAAGGGGGTTAAGGTAGCTAGGATAGTAGCAGTAACCCCTCATCCCGAGGTGGATCATTTAAAGGTTTGTCAAGTAGATATAGGAGAGTCTTCTCTATTGAAGGTAGTCTCTGGCGCTCCTAATGTACAGGCGGGATTGTTAGCACCTCTTGCTATTGTTGGAGCACAGCTATCTACGGGTGAGAAGATCGATCGGGCTGAGTTTTATGGGATAGAATCTTTTGGGATGCTCTGCTCTGCCGCGGAATTGGGGTTTGGAGAGCAGTCAGCAGAATTATTGGTGTTTTCCAGCGACGCTGCTCAGTTTTTGGGAATGGATCTTGATAAGTTTTTGCAGCTTAATGATGTCAGTATTGAGATTGAGCTAACCCCTAATCGTAGCGATTGTCTTAGCATAGTAGGTATTGCTCGTGAAGTGGGGGTGCTTACCCAGTGTATAGTGATGGAACCTACAATAGAATCTGCTGCTATTGAAATCGAAGATGTTCTTCCAGTGATTGTAACAGCACCGGAGGCTTGTCCAAGGTATTTAGGCCGAATTGTACGAGGCATTAATCCCCAAGCCCAGACTCCTTGGTGGATTCGAGAGCGGCTTCGGCGTAGCGGGCTTCGAAGCTTAGGAGTAGTCGTTGATATTACTAACTACGTTATGCTAGAGCTGGGACAGCCGATGCATGCCTTTGATCTAGAAAAACTGGATGAAGGTATCCAAGTTCGCTATGGATTTCCAAATGAAACGCTAATTCTCTTGGACGGTACTCAATTGCAGCTAGATGCAGAGGCGTTAGTAATCGCAGATCGACAGCGAGCGCTTGCTTTGGCGGGGATTATGGGGGGGGTAGGGTCAGCTATTAGCGAGCAGACAAGGCATGTATTTCTGGAAAGCGCTTTTTTTACCCCTAATATCATTGCAAGTAAAGGGCGTTTTTATGGCTTACATACCGACTCTTCTCATCGTTTTGAGCGCGGCGTTGATCCAGTACTACCAAGACGGGCTTTAGAGCGAGCAACTGCTTTATTAATTCAAGCTGCAGGTGGTCAGGCAGGGCCGGTGACTGAAGTGACAAATTCTGCTTGTTTTCCACCTCAGATAACAATTAATTTACGATTGGCGCGTATTCATCGAGTACTTGGAATTGAGATTAGTAGAAAACAAATTATTGAACAATTAACACGGCTTGGTCTAGAACTAGATCTTACTGAGGAAGGTTGGCGGGTAAAAGTACCGAGCTTTCGCTTTGACCTGACTATTGAAGCAGATTTAATTGAAGAGCTAGGACGTTTATATGGTTATGATCGCCTTCCTAGCACGCAACCAATAAGTAAAATTAGGCCACCATTAAGAATTGAGACCGAAACTCCAGCTGATCGTATCCGTAAAATATTGGCTAGCCGCGGCTATCAGGAGGCGATTACTTATAGTTTTGTAGATCCACAGTTACAGCAACAATTGGATCCTAAGGGGGATTCTGTAATTTTGGCCAACCCTATCTCTATAGATATGGCAGTGATGAGAACCACCCTATGGCCGGGACTTATTCAAGCGCTACGGTATAATTTACATCGCCAACAGGAAAGAGTTCGACTTTTTGAGTATGGTCTTACATTTAATGGTCGATTGCCTAATATTAGACAGGAAAAGACAATTGCAGGTATTGTTTCAGGAAGCTGGTATCCAGAGCAATGGGGATTAATATCACAAGAGGCTGATTTTTTTGATCTTAAGGGAGACTTGGAAGCTATCTTGGGGTTAGGGCATAATCGAGGTCAGCTTGAGTTTATAGCGGATAGACATCCTGCTTTGCACCCAGGGCAGAGTGCTAGAATTAGTCGAAGAGGCCAGAGCGTAGGCTGGTTAGGCGCTGTACATCCTGCGCTGGTAAAAGATTTAGATTTGGCTCAACATGTTTACCTATTTTCTTTACAGATTGGAGCAATTGAAAATTATAATTTATCTCTTTTTCAGCCTTTATCTAAATTTCCAGCTATTCGTAGGGATATCGCTTTTTTAGTGAGTAAAGATACTCCAGCACAAGCGATTTTTGATTGTTTTCAAAGACTTGAATCAGATATTCTTAGAGAGTATTATTTATTTGATCTTTATAGTGGTAAAGGGGTTGCTCCTGATAAGAAGAGTTTTGCTTTAAAGTTTATCCTACAGCATTCTTTCTGTACGTTAACTGACGATATGATAAAAGTTTTTATGGAGCGAGTTGTGACAATGTTAACCACTGATCTAAGTGCCATTATTAGGGAGTAA
- a CDS encoding TrbM/KikA/MpfK family conjugal transfer protein, with translation MNIKLSIIVGSIIAIIVLGVAVRSFISTSPTPIKLKDSHCDADTLNATLTYWEGKDLLIRDQIPAHCVDQAQQIRYVGVPEKGGYWVKAEDYAERQKAWEQHRK, from the coding sequence TTGAATATTAAGCTTTCTATAATAGTTGGTAGTATTATCGCTATCATCGTTTTGGGGGTGGCGGTGAGAAGCTTCATTTCTACTAGCCCCACACCTATCAAGCTTAAAGATAGCCATTGCGATGCGGATACCCTGAATGCTACCTTAACTTATTGGGAAGGTAAGGATTTGTTAATTAGAGATCAGATACCTGCCCACTGTGTGGATCAGGCGCAGCAGATACGCTATGTAGGGGTACCGGAGAAAGGCGGATATTGGGTAAAGGCTGAAGATTACGCTGAGAGGCAAAAAGCTTGGGAACAGCATCGAAAGTAA
- a CDS encoding DUF3293 domain-containing protein, protein MISINPVYFETHFRRLLSWEDWPRAFAIITAYATTGEVWSSAKNEAADRKLAVKLKQQKAWLQRLIGYSPVTGHSEPGWAVALSFDTACNLGQEFYQEAIYYVVGDILHVSFCDHRRTQIPVGCFRSRVHLGKI, encoded by the coding sequence ATGATTTCAATAAACCCTGTCTATTTTGAAACTCATTTTCGGCGCCTGCTTTCTTGGGAAGATTGGCCCCGTGCTTTTGCGATTATTACTGCTTATGCCACTACTGGAGAAGTATGGAGTAGCGCAAAGAATGAAGCAGCAGATAGGAAGTTAGCCGTAAAGTTAAAGCAGCAAAAAGCTTGGCTGCAGCGCTTGATCGGTTACTCACCGGTGACTGGCCACTCGGAGCCGGGTTGGGCAGTGGCTCTAAGTTTTGATACTGCTTGTAATCTGGGGCAAGAATTTTACCAAGAGGCTATTTATTATGTAGTGGGCGATATATTACACGTTAGTTTTTGTGATCATCGACGGACGCAAATACCTGTAGGCTGTTTCCGCTCACGGGTGCATTTAGGAAAAATTTAA
- a CDS encoding class I SAM-dependent rRNA methyltransferase: MEFQSLYLKKGEERRLQAGHLWVFSNEVDTHRTPITNFSAGTPVTITTHNDKVIGTGYVNPHSLICARLVSRNLDHPFGFSLLIQRLKFALSFRSSLFLNPYYRLIFGESDGLPGLTIDRYGNILIAQITTAGMERIKETIIAALNSVLPGSAIILRNDSSFRRQEGLESYVEVAQGQIQETIRLAENEGHFLVPLINGQKTGWFFDHRLNRARMQHYVKDKRVLDVFSYLGAWGIQASVAGARQVIGVEGSETAIEFIRHNAKLNSKANSSFTALHGDAFSTLNALQADKERFDVIILDPPAFIKRKKDLKQGLIAYQRLNELAIRLLTQDGILISSSCSSHLQWDIFRDILRRSGRHLDRSIQILEHGHQGPDHPIHPAIPETEYLKTFICRSLYGA, encoded by the coding sequence ATGGAATTTCAATCATTATACCTAAAAAAAGGAGAAGAACGCCGCCTACAGGCTGGACATTTATGGGTATTTAGCAATGAGGTAGATACTCATCGAACACCTATTACTAATTTTAGCGCTGGCACCCCTGTTACAATTACTACTCACAATGATAAAGTGATCGGCACAGGTTATGTTAATCCTCACTCCCTTATCTGCGCTCGCCTAGTAAGCCGTAACCTAGATCATCCTTTCGGATTCTCTTTACTAATACAGCGGCTTAAATTTGCTTTATCATTCCGATCCTCTTTATTTTTAAACCCCTACTACCGCCTGATCTTTGGTGAAAGCGACGGCCTACCTGGACTGACGATAGATCGTTATGGCAATATTTTGATCGCGCAAATCACAACCGCTGGAATGGAAAGGATTAAAGAAACCATCATCGCTGCGTTAAATAGCGTACTACCTGGTAGTGCCATTATTCTACGTAATGATAGCTCTTTTCGTCGCCAAGAAGGGTTAGAATCTTATGTTGAAGTTGCACAAGGTCAGATCCAAGAGACAATTAGGTTAGCTGAAAATGAGGGACATTTTTTAGTTCCCCTCATTAATGGGCAGAAAACAGGCTGGTTCTTTGATCATCGTTTAAATCGGGCACGAATGCAGCACTATGTTAAAGACAAGCGAGTACTTGATGTTTTCAGTTATTTAGGTGCTTGGGGCATTCAAGCTTCAGTAGCGGGTGCTCGCCAAGTGATAGGAGTAGAAGGATCAGAAACCGCTATTGAGTTTATTCGCCACAATGCCAAACTTAACTCAAAAGCTAACAGTAGTTTCACCGCCCTCCATGGAGATGCCTTTTCTACTTTAAATGCTTTACAAGCAGATAAGGAACGGTTTGATGTCATTATTTTAGATCCCCCCGCCTTTATTAAGCGTAAAAAGGATCTTAAGCAAGGTCTTATAGCCTATCAGCGCTTAAATGAATTGGCCATTCGCTTACTCACTCAAGATGGGATTTTAATTTCTTCTTCCTGCTCTAGCCATTTGCAATGGGATATTTTTCGGGATATTTTACGCCGCTCCGGACGACATCTAGATCGAAGCATTCAAATACTTGAGCACGGCCACCAAGGCCCAGACCATCCTATTCATCCAGCAATACCAGAAACCGAATATCTTAAGACCTTTATCTGTCGAAGCCTATATGGTGCTTAA